The nucleotide window TCGGATCGACTTCGCGCGAAACCTGGGTGCTGACCGCAGCGGATATTGAGCGTTTGGGCGCCGCATCGGTCGCCGATGCGCTTCGCTTCGTGCCCGGCGTCACCGTCAAAGATACAGGGTTGACCGGGTCGCTGCAAACCGTCGCGTTGCGCGGAGCGAAATCAGAGCAGACCCTTGTCCTGATCGACGGTCGTCCCATCAACGATCCGGACACGGGGGCGGTCGATTTCTCGTCGCTGCCCGTGAACGGCATCAGCCGCATCGAAGTGGTTTCCGGTGGCGCATCGACGCTTTACGGTTCGAGCGCGATCGGCGGCGTCATCAACATCATCACCGCCCGCCCGGCCGCGAATTCGTCGAGCGCATTCATCCAACTCGGCTATGCGGGCGCCGTGGACGAAGGCGTGACGGCGTCGTTCAACGATGCATCGTCACTCGGCATACGGGTAGACGCGCGCACGACGCACGCCCGCGATCAATTCGACTATCCAGCCTTCGATGCGCTTTCGCCGGGGACGCGGACGGACACTGACGCCAAGATCGGCGACGTTGCCGTCGCTGTCTCGCGCGATTTCGGCACGGCGCACGCTCGAGTCCGTCTCAGCGACGATACGCAAGACACCGGGATCCCTGGCGACGCCTCCTTCGAGTTGACTCCGCTCGGCAGACAGCAGCGCATCTTTGATCGCAGCGACTTCACGTTAGATGTGCCGGCGGGCGGCAACGCGTGGACGCTGCAGCTGTTCGCCGACGGCCGGCGGCTGCACGTCGGCGTTCCCGTGCCGTCGAATCCTGCGTTCGGCTTCGACGCGCTCGACAACTCGACGTCGCGTGGATTCTCGGTTCGCGATTCGATCAGCGCGGGCTCCGCACAGCTCGTGACCGTCGGCTATGATTCGCGCGGCGATACGTCGCTGTTCTCCGGACTGACGACCAAACCACCGACGGTCGCCGCGGACGCCACGACCGCGTGGTATGTCGCCGACGATCTGCATGCGCCGGACGCGCGCTTCAGCAGTTCGATCGGTTTGCGCAGCGAGCGGCCGCAGGGAACGGCGTCGACGAGCGTACCGTCGCTAGGGATGAGCGAACGGCTCGGCGGCGTGACGCTGCGCGCGAACTACGCGCGCGCCTTTCGCACGCCCGATCTCGACGACCGCTACTTTCCGTTCGCCGGCAATACCGCATTGCGGCCGGAGTATGCAGCCACGTTCGACACCGGCGCGACCGCGGATTTCGGAGCGGGCAACGCGACGCTGACGTGGTTCGGCGTCGATACGAACAATCTCATCGTATTCAATCCGACGACGTTTCTGCCGGTCAACATCGCGAAGGCGAGCGTGCGCGGCATGGAAGCACAGACCGAACTCAAGCTTTCGGCGGGCGCGCACATCCGCTTCGGGTATACCGACTATCCGCGCGCCGCCGATCTCAGCGCGCTGCCTGGGACGCGCCTTCTCTATCGTCCGACTGCCACCGGATCGACTGAATATTGGCGTACGCTCGGCCGCGGCAGCGCGGGATTGAGTCTCGCGTTCACCGGCAGACGCTACGCCGATGAGGCGAACACCACCGCCCTGCCCGCGTATGCGAATCTCAGCGCCTACGTCTCGCGGCCGCTCGGTCGAGGGTTCGGCCTCACCGTGCGTCTCGACAACATCACCGGCCAGCGGGTCGAAGATACTTTCGGCTACCCGGTGCTTGGCACGACGTTAAGCGTCCGGCTGACGACGTCGCAGTGAGCGTCAAGCGCGCGGCCGTCGGCGCCGCATTGCTGCTCGCGACGACGTGTTCGTGCGCGCCGCATGCGCCGCCATCTTCCGGCGCTGCACGCGAGTCCCGGCTGATCTCGCTCGCGCCATCGCTCACCGAGATCGTCTATGCCGTGGGATGCGGCGCCTACCTCGTCGGCGACACGGCATACGACGACTACCCTGCAGCCGCCCGCGCTTTGCCTCACGTCGGCGACGTGCGCACCGCGGACCTGGAACGCGTCGCCCAGCTGCGTCCAACCGCGGTCCTGGCATTGCACGACGAAGAGGCCGAAGCGTCGCCGATCGAGCACCGGCTCGGCGTGCCGGTCGAGTATATGCCCAATCGCGACTTGCGCGATCTCGATGGCGACATCGTCGGTGTCGGCCATGCGTGCGGCCGTCAAGAGCAGGCGGCGACGCTGAAGGATCTCCTCGATCGCAGGATCGCCGCGATACGGGCGCGCGCGCTCAAATCGCCGCCGCACGTGCGCGTGCTTTATCTCCTGGGACTTCCCGGTTATGCCGCCGGTCCACATTCGTTCTTAAACGATATGATCGTGGCCGCCGGCGGGGTGAATGTCGCGGCCACCGCGGATGAGCCCTATCCCAATCTGAGCGCGGAGTCTGTCGTGAAGATGGACCCGGACGTGATCATTGTTGCCCGCGATACGCCATTCGGCGCAGACGCCCGATCGCGCGAGCCGTGGCGCAGTCTGCGAGCGGTGCGCACCGGCCGCGTGCTCCGCCCTCCGTCCGACGACATCATGGAGCGCGACGGTCCGCGCATTGTGGATGGGCTCGACTGGCTGCAGCACGTGCTCGCTCGCTGATCGATCACTGCAGCCACCTGACGAGTTCGATGAAATCGGCCTGGAAATAATGGCGCTTGAGGAGCGCCTCGACGCGGTAACCCGCACGCGTCAATAATTCGGCTGTCGCCCCATCTTGTTTTACGAGTGCGCGCGCCTTGTGGCAGTTGTGATACGAAGCGGTCTCTTCGAACCGGCGGACCAGCATTGAGGCGGCTGCGGACCCGCTTGAGGGCGAGGCGACGATGAGCTCGTCGATGGTCGCCACTCCGCCGGCGATCGTCATGAGCATGACCGCAATCGGCGGTGTTTGCGAATCGCCGTGTACGGCGAATCCAAACGAGCGCGCCGACGGGTCGAATGGGGCGCCGTACTGCTCCCTCGCCGTCAGCGCCGCTCTGTCTGCGAGCAAGCTCTTGATGGAATCGACGCTACACGAAACGATGACCGGATTCACGGTGCGTCGGGCAGGTGGCTTCCGCGTTCGCCGTGTTTTTTGTGCGCGTCATGCGGCTCGTCTTGATCGACGTCGAGGTCGGCGAGGCGATAGAATACGATCTGCGAGCCGTCCTCGAATCCGACCTTGACGAGCGGGTTCTCGCGCGGCTGACCGGGAACCACCGCATGGACGCGGCCCGTACTTCCGATCCAGCGGCGATGCACGTCGGTGAAATACGCGGGTTCCGGCTGCGTCTTGCGCACGGCGACGGAGCGGCCAACGATCACCTTCGGACGTACGTCCACGCTCTTTTCTCCCGACAGCCGATGGCGGCGGCTTGCGCTCGACATGCGAGCACGGCGCCGCAGACATCCACATCAAGATTAAGGTGCGTGAATGTATGGACCTGCCCGCAGACGAGGCGGTCGTCGCAGGCCTCGCGGCGGACGAAATTGCGGCCGGCAATCTCATCGCCGCGTTCGGAGCGGCGGGCATCGGCCTTGCGTCGATTCGGATCGGCGCGCACGATAGCACGCGGGCGCTCGCGATCGGGGCGGCACACGGCGTACATGGCGACTTAAGCCCGGAAGATCCACTGGCCGGCGCGCCCGGCCTCGGCACTGAGGCCGAACATCGCCGGCGCGTCGATCGAGGCGGCATGATCGGCGCGCTCGCCGGTGCACTGATCGGCGCGGCGTTTGGCATGTTGCCTCCAGGGCGCTTCGTCTCACCGATCCCAGATCAAGCACCGCTTGTCGACGCGTTGCTGTTCTTCGCCGCAGGCGGCATCTCGGGTGTCGTCCTGGGCGGTTCGTTTGGCGAGCAACTCTCAACCCATGCCGGATTCCGGCTGATCGACGGCATGGCCGAGGGACGCATCGCCGTTTCGGTATCGTGCGCGAATGCGCAAACGGCCGCGGTCCGGGCGATCTACGACGAACAACGTGCGTCAGACGTCGTCGTCATCGGCTGACGGCAACGATGGAATGGATCCGGTTCGGCGGCATCGAGCGCTACTACGGCGCACAGCGCGTTCTTGGCGGAGCGACGGGCGTTCTTCGCGACGCCGAAAAGATCGGCTTGGTAGGCCCGAACGGCGCCGGCAAGTCGACGCTGCTGCGCATTCTCGCGGGTCTCGATGCGCCGGACGGCGGCGCAGTCGTGCGCGCGCGCGGCACCCGGATCGGATACGTAGGCCAAGAAGCGTCGCAGCACTCGCACGGCTCGCTTCGCGAAGCGCTCGAGATCGCCGTCGCCGCCGTGCGCGCACACGAACGAGAGCTTCGCGCCCTCGAGCAAGCGATGTCGGGGGAGAACGGCGACGTCGCGCTCGCGCATCTGTTAGAGAAATACGCCCGCGCACGAGACGAATTCGAACGGCACGGCGGCGAAGGTTTCGAACGCCGCATGCGCTCGATGATCGCAGCGTTCGGCTTTGCGACCGAAGACCTCGACCGCTCCACCGAAGAGTTCTCGGGTGGCCAGCGCACGCGTGCGGCGCTGGCACGCGTCTTGCTCGAAGACCCGGACGTGCTGCTGCTCGACGAACCCACAAACCATCTCGATATCGAGGCGACCCGCTGGTTGGAACAACTGATCGCGCGCGACCGCCGCGCGTTTGTCATCATCTCGCACGATCGCTACGTGCTCGATCACGTCGCCACAGGCATCTGGGATCTGGAGCGCGGCGAGATCACGGCGTACACGCGAGGCCGCGACGAGGGCGCGTATAGCGCCTTTGTCGCAGAGCGCCTCCGCAAAGACGAACTCGCTCAAGCCGAATACGAGCGGTATGCGGCGGAGCGCGTACGCCGGCAGGCGGTCATCGCAGAGTTGCGCACGCACGGGTCGCATAACTACGCGCAAGTGCGAAGCCGCGAAAAGCAGTTGGCGAAGTTCGATGCGCCGGATGCGCCGCGGCGGCGGGCGAAAAAAATCGCCGTCAAGCTCGCGTCGTCAAGCGCGCGGCGCGATGGCATCGACCTCGCGGTCGACGGCCTTTCAAAAGCGTACGGTGCGCCGCTGTTCGCCGGACTCGAGTTCGACCTCGCACACGGCGAGCGGCTTGCCGTCGTCGGGCCGAACGGATCGGGAAAGTCGACGCTCTTGAAGATCCTCGCGGGCCTCGCGCCGGCAGATTCGGGCGACGTTAATTTTCGCTCGGGCGTGAAGCCGTCGTACTTTTCGCAAGATTCGGCCGCGGCGTTGGACATCGGGATGCGCGCGGTGGACGCAGTCGGCGAAGAAGCGGGCGTGCTGCCGCAACGGGCGCGAGCGCTTCTCGGCGCGATGGGTCTAGGCGGCGACGCGGCCGACAAAAAGGTCGAGTCGTTCTCGGGCGGCGAGCGGCGGCGCATCATGCTCGCCCGTCTGATGGCGCGCGATGCGGATTGCCTGTTGCTCGATGAGCCTACGAACGATCTCGATATCGCGAGCCGCGAGGCGCTCGAGCATGCGCTCGACGGATACGGTGGATCGATCGTCGTGGTCTCGCACGACCGGTACTTGTTGGCGCGCATCGCCGACCGGGTGCTCAGCCTTCGCGACGGCGAGTGGACGCTGGGCGACGGAGGCTACGAAGCCTATGAATCGCGGCGCGCCGCCGAAGCGCAGGCTTCGCTTGCCACGCCTGCGGCCGAGATCGTCCGAGACGAGCCGGCTCCGCCGGTCAGCCAAGCTCGGCTGTCCAAGAACCGGCGCGTCTCGCTCGAGCAAGAAAGCGCGCGGCTGGAAGCGGAGATCGTGCGTCTCGACGCTCGCCGCGCGGACATCGAAGAACGATTCGCCTCGCCCGAGATCAGCCGTGACGGCAAGCGAGTGCGGTCGTTGCGGTCCGAACTCGACGAGATCGATCGCGCGGCGACCGCGGCCCTCGCCGCGTGGGAACTGGCCGTGGAAGCGCTCGATGCGGACGACGCGGCTGCGCGCGCATCGCAATGAACCGCTTGCGATGACGCCGCAGAGCCCGTATGCCGGTCTTTCGAGCGACGACGGCCGGGCATTGCTGGCCGGATTGAGCGCGTTTTCGGAGGAGCGCGCCACCGATGCCGCGGCCTACGCGCGCGCGCGTGCGATACCCGAGGTGGCAGCCGCCGCGCTTGCCACGGCGTTTGCGCGCCGCAGAGCGATCGCCGCGGGCAAGTTCTCGCGCGCGGACGTCATGCTCTTCACGCGAGCCGGCTACGAACAGGCGACGTCGGAAGCGGTCGCTCGTCACCGCGCGACGCGCTTTGCCGCCTACCGGACCGTGGCCGATCTCTGCTGCGGAATCGGAAGCGACGCGGTCGCACTTGCGGCCGTCACGAAATGCGTCGCCGCGGTCGATTTCGATCCGGATGCGCTCGCCTGCGCGCGCGCCAACGCGGACGCGTTGGGTGTCGGATCTCGCGTCCGGATCGCGGCGAGCGACGCCCTGACGTTTGATCTGCGCGGGCAAGAAGCCGCATTTGCCGACCCATCGCGGCGCCGAGAAGGCGTTCGCGTGCGCGGCGGGCACCGGTACTCACCGGCCCTTGAGTCGCTGCTGGCGCGCGCGGCCGAACTGCCCGGCTGCCGGCTCGCGGTGAAAGTCGCGCCCGGCCTGACCTTCGAGGATCCACAGCTGCGTTTATCGCTCGCGCGCGCGCCGCTTGAGATCGAACTCGTGTCCGAACGCGGCACGTGCAAGGAAGCGGTGTTGTGGTGCGGCGATCTCGCCCGGGCCGACGGCGCGCGGCGAGCGACGGTGATCGATGCCTCGGGCATACACATTCTCGACGGCGACCCTACCGAAAAAGCGGCTTTGCGGGGTTTCGGCACATACGTGGGCGAGCCGGACCCAGCCGTCATCCGCGCCGGATTGCTAGCCGCCGTGTGCGACGCGTCCGACGCCGGCCCGATGGATTCACGGGTCGCATATCTCGCCGCGGACCGGCCGGCGCCGTCGCCGTTCGTGCGCTGGTATCCGGTGATCGAAGCGATCCCGTTCAACGTCAAGCGCGTCCGCGCGCGGCTTCGCGCTCGCAACATCGGTCATCTCGTTGTGAAGACGCGGGCATTTCCGCTTACGCCCGATGACGTCACCGCATTGCTGAAGCCCGAAGGATCGGAACATGCGACCCTGGTCTGCACGACCGTGCGCGAGAAGAAGTGGGCGGTGCTGTGCGGAACCGTCGGCGCGTGATCGATGCGGTAATCACGGCCGGCGGGCGTCTGCCGCCCGATCTTGCAGGACGGTTCGGCACCGACGTCAAGGCTTGTGTGAGCATCGGCGGCAGCACCATGCTCGCGCGCACCATCGAAGCATTGCGTGGAGTTCACGAAGTGGCGCGGATCGTCGTCGTGGGACCCGAGGCCGCCCGCGGCATGGCCGACGCGGATGAGTTCATACTCGAACGCGCTACCGGTGAGGAGAATCTGTTGGCCGCCCTGCGCGCCGCGAGCGGTGATCGGACTGTGTTCTGCGCGTCGGACATGCCGTTCGTCTCCACGCGCGCCCTGGCGGATCTGCTCGAGCGGGCGCCCGCGGACGCGTGCGCGGTCTATCCCATTTTCACGCGCGACGAATTCGAGCGCGAATATCCGAAGGGCAGGTCGAGCTTTGCGACGCTCGCCGATGGAGCCTGGACCGGCGCGAGCGCGTTCGTGGTGCGTGCGGCGGCTCTCTTGCACAGCGAGCGCATCGTGACGCGCGCGTTCGGTGCACGAAAAAACCTATCGGCGCTCGCCGCCCTTTTCGGTCCGATGCTGACGATTGCGTACTTGCGCGGCGCGCTTCGCGTCGCCGACATCGAGGCGCGCGCGAGCGCGCTGTTCGGGGCGCCGGTCGTCGCATTGCGCGGCGCCGACCCTGCCCTCGCGCTCGATTGCGACGATGCCGCGGATTTCGACTATGCCGAAGCGCTGCTCGCCCGGACGCCACCATGACCGCCGATACCAAAGCGAATCCGCGAAACCCCAATCCGGCCGCGCTTTCGTTTTACTGGTTCGCTTTGGAGGCCCACTGGGCGGCTTTGCTCGGCGCCGCGCTTCAGGGTCAGATCGCCCGGTTTGCCGATCCGTCGTTCGTCGGGCGGGCGTCCGCGATTCTACTCGGTTTGGGGGCGCTGTTCGCGATCGCTTCGCAGTATGTGGCAGGGCGCGCGTCCGACCGCGCACGGCGCCGTTTGCCGTTCGTGGTGGCAGGAACGCTGTGCGACATCGCGGCGTTGTTCGCATTCGCGCTCGCGCCGTCGTTCATCGCCGTCATTGCCGCGTTCGCGGCCGTTCAGATCTCGCTCAATACCGCCAACGGTCCATATCAAGCGCTCATTCCTGACCGGGTCGACCCAAGCCGTCATGGCCGGGCGTCCGCGGTGATGGGTCTTTTCCGGCTCGGCGGCAACGCCGCGGGATTCGTTCTCGCGCGCATCTTCGTGCACCAACCCGGACCGGGTCTGAGCATCGCGGATTTCCAACACGGGCTCGTACTGCTCGCCGTCGCGATTTCCGTGCTGCTGCTCGCCGGCATGCTGACCACCGTTTTTTCCATCGCAGAGCAGCCGCTCTCCGCAGAAGCGCCGACGGGCACAGCGGCGGTTCCGCCGGAGTTCTGGACGCACAAGAAGTCGTTCGTCGCGCTGCTTGTTTCGCGCTCGCTCGTCAGCCTCGGATTGTATTCGATCGTTCCGTTCTTCGCGTTCTTCTTGAAGAACGCGCTGCATGTCGCCGCCTATATTCCGACGAGCGTCGACCTGCTCCTGACGATGACGCTCTGCTCGCTCGTGGGCACGTTGCCGGCGGGCATCGCAAGCGACCGTTTCTCGAAGAAGGGCCTCATGTTCGGCGCGATCGCAGGCCTCGGCGTGGGCGCGGTGGGACTGGCTCTCGCCCCCGGTCTGCAAGTCGCCGTCGCCGTTGCGATTCCTATCGGCATAGGGTGGGGCGCCTATTACTCCGTCGACTGGGCGCTCGCATGCAACTTGCTGCCCGCCGATCGCGCCGGGGCGCTGATGGCGATTTGGAATATCGGCGCTGCCGGGCCCCAAGTGCTCGCGCCGCTCATCGGGGGCGTCTTCGTCGATCTCATGGGTGCGAGCAGCGGCGATCTCGGCTTGGCTTATCGCTGGCTGTTCGCCCTCGTGGCTGTGTACCTTGCGCTCGGCGCCGTGGCGCTGGCATTCGTGCGCGAACCGGTTCGCACGCCGCCGGAAGGAATGGCCGTCAAGCCCCGATAAGGCTCAAGCAGATTTTCACCGCTTCGGAAAAGGAGACCGTCGAAGTGAAGAAGATTGCGGCATTGTTCGCCATCATACTCGCCACGGGTATCACGGTTGCTGCGTGCAGCAGCAAATCAGATTCAGGCTCGAGCACAACCGCCACCGCCACCGATGCCGCAATGCCGGCCGCGACAACGCATATGGCGGTCGACACCGGGCCGCCGGTACCTCCAAAGGGCTCGCTTCCGATTCCGCTCGCCAAG belongs to Candidatus Eremiobacteraceae bacterium and includes:
- a CDS encoding ABC-F family ATP-binding cassette domain-containing protein, coding for MEWIRFGGIERYYGAQRVLGGATGVLRDAEKIGLVGPNGAGKSTLLRILAGLDAPDGGAVVRARGTRIGYVGQEASQHSHGSLREALEIAVAAVRAHERELRALEQAMSGENGDVALAHLLEKYARARDEFERHGGEGFERRMRSMIAAFGFATEDLDRSTEEFSGGQRTRAALARVLLEDPDVLLLDEPTNHLDIEATRWLEQLIARDRRAFVIISHDRYVLDHVATGIWDLERGEITAYTRGRDEGAYSAFVAERLRKDELAQAEYERYAAERVRRQAVIAELRTHGSHNYAQVRSREKQLAKFDAPDAPRRRAKKIAVKLASSSARRDGIDLAVDGLSKAYGAPLFAGLEFDLAHGERLAVVGPNGSGKSTLLKILAGLAPADSGDVNFRSGVKPSYFSQDSAAALDIGMRAVDAVGEEAGVLPQRARALLGAMGLGGDAADKKVESFSGGERRRIMLARLMARDADCLLLDEPTNDLDIASREALEHALDGYGGSIVVVSHDRYLLARIADRVLSLRDGEWTLGDGGYEAYESRRAAEAQASLATPAAEIVRDEPAPPVSQARLSKNRRVSLEQESARLEAEIVRLDARRADIEERFASPEISRDGKRVRSLRSELDEIDRAATAALAAWELAVEALDADDAAARASQ
- a CDS encoding MFS transporter, with amino-acid sequence MTADTKANPRNPNPAALSFYWFALEAHWAALLGAALQGQIARFADPSFVGRASAILLGLGALFAIASQYVAGRASDRARRRLPFVVAGTLCDIAALFAFALAPSFIAVIAAFAAVQISLNTANGPYQALIPDRVDPSRHGRASAVMGLFRLGGNAAGFVLARIFVHQPGPGLSIADFQHGLVLLAVAISVLLLAGMLTTVFSIAEQPLSAEAPTGTAAVPPEFWTHKKSFVALLVSRSLVSLGLYSIVPFFAFFLKNALHVAAYIPTSVDLLLTMTLCSLVGTLPAGIASDRFSKKGLMFGAIAGLGVGAVGLALAPGLQVAVAVAIPIGIGWGAYYSVDWALACNLLPADRAGALMAIWNIGAAGPQVLAPLIGGVFVDLMGASSGDLGLAYRWLFALVAVYLALGAVALAFVREPVRTPPEGMAVKPR
- a CDS encoding class I SAM-dependent methyltransferase, with the protein product MRTTRLRAHRNEPLAMTPQSPYAGLSSDDGRALLAGLSAFSEERATDAAAYARARAIPEVAAAALATAFARRRAIAAGKFSRADVMLFTRAGYEQATSEAVARHRATRFAAYRTVADLCCGIGSDAVALAAVTKCVAAVDFDPDALACARANADALGVGSRVRIAASDALTFDLRGQEAAFADPSRRREGVRVRGGHRYSPALESLLARAAELPGCRLAVKVAPGLTFEDPQLRLSLARAPLEIELVSERGTCKEAVLWCGDLARADGARRATVIDASGIHILDGDPTEKAALRGFGTYVGEPDPAVIRAGLLAAVCDASDAGPMDSRVAYLAADRPAPSPFVRWYPVIEAIPFNVKRVRARLRARNIGHLVVKTRAFPLTPDDVTALLKPEGSEHATLVCTTVREKKWAVLCGTVGA
- a CDS encoding helical backbone metal receptor, with translation MSVKRAAVGAALLLATTCSCAPHAPPSSGAARESRLISLAPSLTEIVYAVGCGAYLVGDTAYDDYPAAARALPHVGDVRTADLERVAQLRPTAVLALHDEEAEASPIEHRLGVPVEYMPNRDLRDLDGDIVGVGHACGRQEQAATLKDLLDRRIAAIRARALKSPPHVRVLYLLGLPGYAAGPHSFLNDMIVAAGGVNVAATADEPYPNLSAESVVKMDPDVIIVARDTPFGADARSREPWRSLRAVRTGRVLRPPSDDIMERDGPRIVDGLDWLQHVLAR
- a CDS encoding NTP transferase domain-containing protein, producing the protein MIDAVITAGGRLPPDLAGRFGTDVKACVSIGGSTMLARTIEALRGVHEVARIVVVGPEAARGMADADEFILERATGEENLLAALRAASGDRTVFCASDMPFVSTRALADLLERAPADACAVYPIFTRDEFEREYPKGRSSFATLADGAWTGASAFVVRAAALLHSERIVTRAFGARKNLSALAALFGPMLTIAYLRGALRVADIEARASALFGAPVVALRGADPALALDCDDAADFDYAEALLARTPP
- a CDS encoding TonB-dependent receptor — translated: MKRTIVAGALLCAALLIASKQSGAADAAPAPAASAASPSPTATPVIKRLDTEIVTAQRHPGTIGSTSRETWVLTAADIERLGAASVADALRFVPGVTVKDTGLTGSLQTVALRGAKSEQTLVLIDGRPINDPDTGAVDFSSLPVNGISRIEVVSGGASTLYGSSAIGGVINIITARPAANSSSAFIQLGYAGAVDEGVTASFNDASSLGIRVDARTTHARDQFDYPAFDALSPGTRTDTDAKIGDVAVAVSRDFGTAHARVRLSDDTQDTGIPGDASFELTPLGRQQRIFDRSDFTLDVPAGGNAWTLQLFADGRRLHVGVPVPSNPAFGFDALDNSTSRGFSVRDSISAGSAQLVTVGYDSRGDTSLFSGLTTKPPTVAADATTAWYVADDLHAPDARFSSSIGLRSERPQGTASTSVPSLGMSERLGGVTLRANYARAFRTPDLDDRYFPFAGNTALRPEYAATFDTGATADFGAGNATLTWFGVDTNNLIVFNPTTFLPVNIAKASVRGMEAQTELKLSAGAHIRFGYTDYPRAADLSALPGTRLLYRPTATGSTEYWRTLGRGSAGLSLAFTGRRYADEANTTALPAYANLSAYVSRPLGRGFGLTVRLDNITGQRVEDTFGYPVLGTTLSVRLTTSQ